The DNA region CGGCCGCACCTGGATTACGTGCAGATCAAGGACGCCGTCCTCGCCGACTCCCACGTCGTTCCGGCCGGTGAGGGCGACGGCCAGCTGCCGGAGACGATCAGCGCGCTCAAGGCCGACGGCTTCGACGGATTCTTCTCGATGGAGCCGCACCTCGCCCACGCCGGCCGTAGCGGCGGATTCAGCGGTGCCGACCTGTTCAAGAAGGCGACCGACGCCTTCACCGGCCTGCTGCGCGCGCAGGGCATCGACTACCACTGACTTCATCGAGAGGAAGTTTCGCCATGCGATTCGCCGTCATTGGTTGTGGCGTGATCGGAAAGCATCACGCGCGCACCATTGCGGGACTGGCCGAGGCCGAACTGGCCGCGGTGGTCGACGTCATTCCGGAGCGGGCCGACGAGCTCGGTGCGAAGCACGGAGTGCCGGCCCTGTACAGCGTCGAGGAGGCGCTGCAACGCTCGGACATCGATGCGGTGGCCGTCTGCACCCCGAGTGGTAACCACGCCGGCCCGGCCGTCGACGCGCTCCGAGCGGGCAAGCACGTGGTGATCGAGAAGCCGCTCGACGTCACGCCGGATGCGGTGGCCGCGGTCGCCAAGGAGGCCGCGGTGGCCGGCCGCGTGGTGACGGTGATCAGCCAGCACCGGTTCGACGCCGCGGCCCAGATCGCCCACGCTGCGGTGCAGGACGGCAAGTTCGGAGTGCTGACGTCGGGCAGCGCCGACATCGCCTGGTGGCGGAGCCAGGGCTACTACGACTCCGGCGACTGGCGGGGCACCTGGGCGCTGGACGGCGGCGGCGTGCTGATGAACCAGGGCATCCACTCGATCGACATCCTCGTCTGGCTGCTCGGTCAGCCGACGGAGGTGTTCGCGTGGACCGGAACCCTTGCTCACGAGCGGATCGAGGTCGAGGACACCGCGGTCGCCACCATCCGGTTCAGCTCCGGGGCGCTGGGTGTCATCCGCGGGACGACAGCCGCCTACCCGGGACTGACCGCGCGCATCCAGGTGCACGGTGACCACGGGTCGGCGGTGATCGACGACGACCAGCTGGCCTACTTCCATGCCAGTGACGGTTCGACCGACGCTCCGGCCTACGGCGGCGGCGCGGGTGACAACCAGGCGGCGCAGGTGCTCCCGACCCAGGCCGGAGGCACCGCGGGCGGCGACCCGTCCGCGCTGTCGGACGCCCACACCACCCAGTACCGGGACTTCCTGTCCGCGATCGCGGACGGCCGTCAGCCGCTCGTGACGATCGAGGAGAACACCCGCACCCTCGAGGTCATCTGGGCGATCTACGAGTCGGCCAAGCTCGGCCGGCCGGTGGCCGTCGGAACCTGAGGCGCGACCCCCGCCGCGGCGACCTGAGCGTCGCCCGGCGGGGCGCCTGCTCCCCGGTTACGCTCGCGGCGTGCAGATCGACTTCAGCGCGTCGGAGCGGGCCAGCCTCGGGGTCGAGTGGGAGTTGGAGCTTGTCGACGTCGAGACCCGCCAGCTCCGCTCCGGGTCCAACGAGGTGCTGGCGGCCATCACACCGGACGGCCTCGACGAGCACCCGAAGGCCAAGCACGAACTCCTGCAGTCGTGCGTCGAGGTCATCACCGGGGTGTGCGGCACGGTCGCCGAGGCCTGCAAGGACCTGTCCGGCACCGTCGCCGAAGTGATCTCCGCGGCCGAGCCGCTCGGGCTGGGCGTCATGTGCTCGGGCACCCATCCGATGACCGACTGGTCGACCCAGCAGATCACCGAGACCCACCGCTACCAGCAGCTGATCGAGCGGAACCAGTGGCTCGCCCGCCAGCTGCAGATCTTCGGCGTCCACGTGCACGTCGGCATCCGCAGCCCGGCCAAGGCGATCCCGATCGTCAACGCGCTGGTGGCCTACATCCCGCATTTCCTCGCCCTGTCGGCGTCCAGCCCGTTCTGGGTCGGCGCCGACACCGGCCTCGCCTCCTACCGCAGCAAGATCTTCGAGGCGCTCCCGACCGCCGGGCTGCCCTACCAGCTCTCCGGGTGGGACCAGTTCGAGCGCTACATGGAGGTGCTGATCTCCAGCCACGCGATCGAGTCGGTCCGCGAGGTGTGGTGGGACATCCGCCCGCATCCGAGATTCGGCACCGTCGAGCTGCGG from Mycobacteriales bacterium includes:
- a CDS encoding Gfo/Idh/MocA family oxidoreductase; amino-acid sequence: MRFAVIGCGVIGKHHARTIAGLAEAELAAVVDVIPERADELGAKHGVPALYSVEEALQRSDIDAVAVCTPSGNHAGPAVDALRAGKHVVIEKPLDVTPDAVAAVAKEAAVAGRVVTVISQHRFDAAAQIAHAAVQDGKFGVLTSGSADIAWWRSQGYYDSGDWRGTWALDGGGVLMNQGIHSIDILVWLLGQPTEVFAWTGTLAHERIEVEDTAVATIRFSSGALGVIRGTTAAYPGLTARIQVHGDHGSAVIDDDQLAYFHASDGSTDAPAYGGGAGDNQAAQVLPTQAGGTAGGDPSALSDAHTTQYRDFLSAIADGRQPLVTIEENTRTLEVIWAIYESAKLGRPVAVGT
- a CDS encoding glutamate--cysteine ligase; the encoded protein is MQIDFSASERASLGVEWELELVDVETRQLRSGSNEVLAAITPDGLDEHPKAKHELLQSCVEVITGVCGTVAEACKDLSGTVAEVISAAEPLGLGVMCSGTHPMTDWSTQQITETHRYQQLIERNQWLARQLQIFGVHVHVGIRSPAKAIPIVNALVAYIPHFLALSASSPFWVGADTGLASYRSKIFEALPTAGLPYQLSGWDQFERYMEVLISSHAIESVREVWWDIRPHPRFGTVELRICDGLPTIDEIAAVAAMSQCLVERLDSQIDQGYTLPEPRAWVVKENKWRAARYGLDAEIVADDRGTVVPVRQALADLVDDLTPIARRLGCADELAIVPRIIERGASYQRQRAVAAAAGGDLTRVVDSLLGEMRHGLPR